The DNA segment CGGTTGTGCAGTCCTATCGGGGTGTGGCTACTTCGCATAGGCCATGGTATCGAAGGCACCAGTGATATTGTTTGAACGTAAGTAAGTCAAGATGGACAGATAGGGGGTCTGTCCGGTTGAAGCAACCCAGACCCATTTCCAACCACAGTCGTCACCTTGGGTTGCTCCACCTTCTACTCGCGAACAGTTCCAATCTTACCGGTGGCCCTGAAGATCACGGCTTGCTTTCTCGATAGCGTCTCGTCGATACGCTTTGTCACCGTCAGTTCGGATTCGCATGGTCGTCTCGTACACACGACCCCCAGAATCCAAGTTTTTTTTCGAGTGACTGGAACCCCTATATCGGCGTGAATCGCCCGGTTCTTGTCGCCCAGTCGAACGGAGTGGCGGGTCGAGGCGACGATGGTCGGGGCTGTGTACACACGGCGATCTCCAGTTCGTGTGCATATTCGGGGAACCGGATTTGTCGAAGTGTGACTCTAGGAAGTCAGACTTAGAAGGGGGGTTGGGTTCCTTTGCAGTAAACCTAGGTAGTATCCTCATCAATTAACCGGACTGTGGTATGTCATCGCCCTAACTTTTAATATCAATGTAATCGGTTCAACAATATGGCTAGAGAACACGACACACCAACGTGTCATCGACGTCGTCTGCTCCTCGGTGCCGCGGGACTCTCTGCTCTTGCGGGATGTAGCAGAACAAATAATGAAAGCCCAGGTACCAAAACCACAGGACCAAATGAAACTTCTAACACGAACAATAATCGGGGTGGAAATGCCGAACGATCATCTTCAGACTCCGGGGCAGAGTTCGAGATCAATGATCCGAGCGTCAATGTGGACCGACCTGATATCGCCGAATCAATTCTAGTTGGAGAACCCGTTGAAATACAGTTCGAAATCACGAACAACGGCGATGAGGCTGGTTCTGAGTCTGTACAGTTGCTTGTAGACGAGCTAGTACAAGCGACAAGGGACGTCGAATTAGAACCCAGTGAAAGTGTGGAAATCTCTTTCACCTACGAATTCGACCAAGAAGGCGACAGAGAATTATCAATAAACCACGTGCCAGTTGGGCAGGTCACGGTTGTCGAATCGTTGGATCATGGTCGACTCGTTGGGGCACAGTACTATTCGTGGTACTACGGTGATGAAGGGTGGGCCGGACAAAACAATCCCGTCGAAAATGAAGGCTGGCTCTCGGATATAGCCCATTCGCCGTTGTTAGGTGCCTATGACTCTCGAGACGTCGAAATTATTAATCAACATATGAAATGGTCTTTGGAGCACGGCATCAACTGGTGGCGGCTCAACAATGGTGCACCTGATACTCGAATCGACCGAATTATAAGAAACGTTGTGTTTGACGCGGATTTGGCAGATCAGATGAACTTCACGATCCTTTTTGGATTCGCACCTAGCCAACAAAATGAAAATGGGAAATATGACTTTAATGATCCCGAAATTCGCAGCAATTTGGTTTCCCGTTTTCAGCACTGGGAAGATACCAAGGTTGGCCACGACAGCTATTTGCATATCGACAACCGTCCAACGATGTATTTCTGGGATGCGAATATTTATACTGGTGATATTTCTGGAGCGTTTGCCGAAGCAAAGGCGGCAGTCGATGTCGACCCATATATCATGTCCGGCGTGAGTTATACTAGGCAACCGGCGATACAGCGACATCAGATTGAGCCATTTGACGCAGTACTCGATTACAATTCTATATCCACGGATGAGGAGTACATGGAGCGGTTCCACGAACTTACAGTAGCAAACCAACGCCGGTGGGCGATGGCAGCAGATGCGCTTGATATAGATTTTATTCCGTCGATATCTCCTGGACGAGATGCTAGTGTTTCTCAAGGAAATAATTCTCGCGTTCCGCCAGTAGAGCGAGACTTAGGTTCGTTCGAAAACCAGTGTACCACACTGCGAAAATTCGGGGCTCGAGGTATGGCAATGGTAACCTCGTTTAATGAGTGGATGGAAAACACACAAATAGAACCGAGTGAAGAGGACGGCAAGGCGTACCTGAATTCCGTCACTGATAATTTAGCAGAACCCGACTGGGGAGAACCAGAGTTTTCCTATCAATCAATCTTAATAACATTTGATCGCGCAATCTCACTAGAAGACGGCCAACCAAGGTCCTTCCTCACCAGTGAGATACACCTCCAATCAGACACTGGGGAATTCATTGAAGATGTGGGTTCTCTTGACGAGGAGCTCGTTTATTTGAGTGGGTGCAACGGAAGAACTGAACGAGAAGGGGTCATGCTACGCTTCTTCGGGCCCCGCCGTGGAGAACAAGCTCAAACGACGCTACTCACTGAGTTTGACGAGGAGATTGAGGGAATGGTCCTTCGGGGGATTCCATTTGAAGATGGCATTGAGGTCTCTGTATCGATAGATGGCGATGAATTAGGATCAACAACTCTACATGGCGGCTTTGGACAGGGTATTCAAAACTACAGGATTTCTTAAATGTCGGATACAGTAGCGATAACTGTGTCCTCCGGTTTTATATCTCATTTTGAGTGGGTCAAAGTCCTACATACCAGTTATGCTAGTAATAGAGTTGTTGAACGACTTGAACTTCTATGAGATTGTATCGTGTTTGACCTCAATATTTATTCCCACTCACAATCGCTCCAACCCCACCGTTTCGAGTGTTTCATCTGGAACCGGCGGTGCGGAGGTGGGGCGGGGGCTGGGTAGTTTTTCTGCTTTGTGCCCTTGGGCACACTCTCAAAAGGCATCTCTTCCTCTAGTATTCGAGGCTGTGGCTGCGCGCGCAGCAGAGCGAGCACGGAGCGGAGGGTGGGGAGGGTGGGGAGGTGGCTGGTGGGTGGTGGCCTCAAGCAAATCGAGTGAGAGGATAGAATCCAACGGGAAATCCGGCCGTGTTAGTAGTGGACGTCGGCGGGCACGATCCACATCGGTTCGGAGGAATTCAGGACTCGGTCGAGATGTGACCGGTGTCGGATGCCGTCACCGTATTGGGCGTAGAGGTGCAGCGACGGGCCACGGAATGCGCCGAGATTATGGCAGGCGTGCCGGACGAGCTCGGCATCGTGCATCACGGCTTCGACGCTGAGCTCCTCGAGCCCTTTCCGGACCTTTTCGAGGTTGCGTTCGAACTCCGTGACGGTCGCATCCCACCCGCGCTTGAGCAAGCGTGCACCCTCGTGAGAGTCGACGCGAGCAGCGACCGGCTGCTCACCCCAGCGGGCTTTCCCGGCGACCGCTGCGCCCTCGTCGTCGAACGTGACGTAGTAATCGAACACGGGCCGTTCGTCGACCCGCGCGCCGACGAGTCGGTCGAACGTCACCGTCGCCTGTTCAAGAGCTTCTTCTTCGGACTCTGCATCGACGAGCGCGTAGATTATCTGGTGCATGGAATCACACTCGCCAGCGCGTCGACGGGAGCTCGGCATCGTGCTGCTCCATCTCGCACGCTGGCACCCCGTTGCCAGCGCAATAAACTGGCTTGACGCAGAGCGATCAGTCAGGGAGCGTGTGACGACCGATTGCCCGGTTCAAACGTCGCTTTTCCATCACGGTAGCAGGGCCAACACGGGACTCCATCGGGGAGTTTGGCACACTCACACTCTTGGTCACCCTCCGTTCCAGTCTTCTCTGACATGCTGACGACGCTCCCACCGTCAGTCGCGACCGTCGCATCCACAGCCGCATTGAGGACTGCGCCACGAATCGCGACGGCGACGCGGTGCTTGCAGGCGTCGTCGTAGTGCTCGTCAGCCGGGCACGTGCAGGAGGTTGGGACGCCGTCGACGACACGGATCAGGTATCGGTGCTCGCTCGGATCGCTGTGGCTGCAGTTGGTCACGAGGACGGCGTCGCCGGCGAGCTGGAACTCGAAGGCTTCGTACTCGGCGCGTTTACGGACTCGGTTCGTGAACGACAGTCGTGACAGGGGATGATTCTCGATGGGAATTCTGTCTCACCTCACCCGTTCAGGTGAGCACAAACGTTCAGTCGACGACCTCGTTGAGCGTCTGCCAGTGGTTGCGTACCGTGGCCGTCGAACAGCCCGCAACAGCAGCCACGTCTGCCTGTCCCAGCATCGTACCTTCGCCAGCTTTGTAGAGGCAGGCAGCTGCAAAGCCGGATGGCTGGACACCGACCGTCACTCCTGCTTCCTGTGCCTGACTGGCGAACGCCCGTGCCTCGTTACGAAGCCGGTCAGGGACACCGAGCTCTGAGGCGAACTGCGGAACGAACTCGCGAGGTGTAATCGGCTTCGCGGGCAATCCGAGCTCCGAATTGAGCGACTTGTAGCAGGCCTTCACCCGGGGCTGACACACCTGCGCGAGCGCTGCCACCTCATCGAGCGTTCGGGGAAGGCCGTTGCACCGGATGGCCGCGTAGACACAGGCCGCGGCGATGCCTTCGATGGATCTGCCTCGAAGCAGTGACTCGGACTGAGCCGTCCGGAACAGGGAACAGGCCTGGTCACGGAGCGAGTTGCCGAGGCTCAATGCCCCGACGATGCGCCGGATTTCGGTGAACCCGTGCATGAGGTTGCGGTCGGCTTTGGACTCGTACTGGCCACGGGAGTGTTCGCGACGCATCCGCGCGAGCTGTCGGCGCTTCCGTCTGGAGAGCTGATTGCCCCGAGAGTCGGTTCCGTGCCCGATCGTGGTCGAGAGGCCGCGGTCGTGTCTGGCGACCGTGCGTGGTCCGCCAGTACGCCTGCGCTCGTCCTCGTCGTAGCCGCCCCACTCGGGCCCACGGTCGAGTCGCCGTTCGTCGACGACTAGCCCGCAGTCCTCACAGACTGATTCGTCCCCGCTCGGCGTGACGCGGCCGTCGCACTCCGGGCAGTGGTTGGTGGTCTTCTCAGTCGGTACGTCCTCGTCGAACGTCGTCGGATAGATGTCACTAACAGGCATCTGAATACGCTCCGAGGCGCTCGCCTGCTCGACGAACCCCTCACCCGGCAGGGGTCAATAAACCTCCGGGGGTGGTCTCACCTTAACCAACTCGGAGAAATTAACCAACACACGGCTGCCGCTGTTCTGGCAGCACAACTCTTAGGTACTACACCACGTAGTACTAGACATGAGTACCGAGAATGAGACCGAGAGCGAAACAACGCGAATCACCCGGAAGGGGCAAGTAACCATCCCGAAGGACCTCCGTGCCGAGTTCGGACTCGAGGAGGGAGATGAGGTCAGGTGGGAGAAAGCGGAGGATGGCATCAGGGTACGGAAAGCAACCCAATCGTCGGGCCGGGGAATGCTCGTCGACAACGATGTCTCCGAAGAAAAACGGGAGGAGATGGCCGAGGAGATGGAAGCCGAGATTCGGAAGAAGCGACGTGAGGAGTGGCAACCGTGACCCGGTACACCGTCGACGGTGTCGCAATGGCGCGGTATCTCGTTGACCAACTTCCGTCAGCAGCGGACGAGGTTTTCGAGCGAGCTGAACAGGGTGTCGACGTTCTCGAAGCGCCGTCTGTCGCGGTGAGCGAGGCAATCTGGACGGCAGTCAACAAGGGAACGATCGCCAGCGTCGAAGTCGACACCACACCGAACGCGGTGCTCCGAGGGCTGGTGAACGACGGTCCAGTACAAATCTCCCCAAGTGATGAGCAGGACCTCGCAGTGTTCGGGAGCCTCGTTGATCACCACACCATGCACGATGCGCTTTTGATTGCGAACCACCGGGTGCGTGGCACCGAGGCGATCGTCACGAACGACGAGGAATTCGCAGGCGAAAACACCGTCTGGGACTGAATCACGAGAAACGTACGCTTCGTCGGGGAAACGAGATTCGTCACTGGCAGTCGACACGACGGTGTCTATCTCGAAACAAACGTATACAAACGACTCCCCAGATGAATCAAGGTGAGAAGGACTGTTGCCGTTGATTCGGGCTAACTAGACATTCGATTCGTCGGAGTCGACGATGGGTTCGACGAGCGGCAGATTGATGACGATTGCATCGTACCAGACCACGGGCCGTTTCGCACCGCCTTCCTCGACTAAATCGATCAGGTGGAGTTCCTCCAACTCGATCAGGTTCCGATGGACCTGGCTGACATCCCGGTCGACAAGCCGAGCAGTTTCACAGATACTCGTCGGTTCGTGCTGAACGATTGCTCGCAGTAGTTCCAGCGACTTCGGGCGGGTGACTTTGTGGACGTCAGTCGGGTTGTGGTAGACGACTTCGAACTGGGGTTACGGCGTCTCGCCACGGTCCCGGGCTGCAAGTGTCGCCTCGAGGTCGCCATCACGCCTTCTCTGAAGCGGACGTGAAGCGTGAGGTCCTGGTCGCCGTTGGAATTACTCAATCGGAAGCTGACGAGGGATTACACACTGACATCCTCCCACGGCTAAAGCCGTGGGGTTCCCCCACTGGGGGTTGAACCCACGGAAACGGAGAGGTTCGCAGGTTCGTCGTCACGGTGGACGATGACCTGCGTTTCGGGCCGTGCCAGTACAGCCCCCGCCTCGGACAGCGGTTTCGAAAACTTGCCCAAGGCTCGTTTACCGATATTCAACGCACCGTTCTTGTCCGCGTTGTCGTCCAGCCCACACTCAGGACATTCGAACCGTCCCTGCGTTGTTCGGACGCCCTCGCACGCACAGCGGTTGCACCTCTGCGACGTCTCGTATTCTCCGACCAACTGCACGTCAATGCCTGCGTCGTGGGCTTTGTACTCGATGTAGTTCAGCAGACGGGCGAACGGCATCTTGTGGGTCTTGTCGTTGACGTACCGTCCCTTGTCGTTGTCCTTGCGAATCCCACCGAGGTCGCCCACAACGATGACCGCGTTCCGTTCCTCAGCGTCCTCTACGATGGAGTGGGCAATCTTGTGGAGACGGTCGTCCACCTTCCGCGCTTCCGCATCACCGATGCGCTCGACCACCTGCTGTCCCTGGCGGGGTTTGGCCTTCCCGATAGACTTCCGTAGTTGCTTGTAGTGTTCGCGGACACGGCGGACTTCTTCGCCGTAGAACGTGGTCTTGCGGTCAGAGAGGAACGCGCAGGTAGCGACCCACCGTGCACCCATGTCGATCGCCAGTACGTTGTCGTACTCATCTTGAACGGTCACAGACCGCTTCACGACGAGATGGACGTACCAGTCACCGTCACGGCGCACCAGTTCGCTGTCCCGTCTGTCGCCCTCTCGGACGAGTTGTTCGTCCTTGCGCGGGACGTGGGCGGGACACCAGATGGAGTTTCCCCGTCCACGCTCAGGGTCGTAGACGGGGACTTTCACCCACCACGACGAGAGAACGGTGTCCTCGTCGTGGGCCACGTCGAACACGTCGTTGCGGAGAACGACAGGTTGTTCGGTGTCAGGGTTCGGGTCTTTCTGTCGTTGCACCTTGGACGCCTGCTGGGCGGTCGCGGAGTAGAGGTCGGCGTCCCCGCCGTGAACAGTCTTCTGGAACGCCTCGTACTCACGGGCGAGTAGGTCGGCTTTCCTGTTGGTTAGCGAATGGAGTTTGACCTGCACCGTGGTTGAGACGTTCCGGTGGATGACTACTCACCTGCTTGGGCGTCGATGTACTCCTCGATAACCTCGCTGGACACGTCGCCCGCACTTGAGACGAAGTACGAACGCGTCCACAGAGACGGCAGGCCGAAGTCGAACTCGTCGCGGAGATGGCGCGATGAGTAGCCTTTTACCTGTTGCATTATCTTGTTCGGAGCGAGCGTCGGGTCGCCCGTGATGAACAAGTGTACGTGGTCGGGCCGAATCGCCAACTCCAGTATCTCTAACCCGAGTTCGTCGGCTTTCTCCTCGATGAGTTCTTCGAGACGGTCGCGTACCTCGCCTTCAAGCACCGATTTACGGTATTTCGGACACCAGATGAAATGGTACTGGAGTTTGTGGACGGTGGTACGTTCCCTGTCGAACCCACGAGGCATTGTCAGTATATAGAAGCTATCCACCTAAAGATGTTATGCAACCATCCAACCCCGACCGTGGCTACGGTCGTAGAAAGATTCCCAGTTGTCGGCTTCATTCCACCCGTGAACGGGTGGGCTTTCGCCTCGCTACCGCTGTAAGTATTCGCCGATTGAGGGATCTCGTCGTCGAAAACCCGGAATTCCGCTCAGTCTGTAATCCTGAGCTCGTCTTCAACCCGGTAGAGATAGCCACGCATCTCGAGAATTTCGAGCGCTTCTTCAGCATCGGCCGTTGTGAACCCCTCTCCTTCGAGGGTCTGAAGTGCGGTACGCTTATCGAGACCTGCAGAGTCGTCTAAAGTCGCTTCAAGAACGGCAAGTGCGTCTTCCGCGAACGGGGGAATTGGTGTGGAGTCACCGGCCATGTGGCTGCTTGGGTCGATGTTCTACCTCGAATGTAGTAGGGATTTTGCTACTGGTACTCGCTACGGAGGGTTTGGACGGAGAGAACGGTCCAATTCAAGACGTCAGATGTCCTCTACGCTGCGAGTTCGTCTGCGTAGTGCTCTTGCCAGTCGTTCCGGTCTTCGATCTCACGTCGACCACGTCGGGTCAGGGTATAGAAGTTTGTCCGGCGGTCTAACGAACCCTTCTCCACGAGACCTTTGTCGACGAGGGTATCGAGGTTCGGATAAAGTCGGCCGTGGTGGATTTCTTTCTGGTAGTAGTCTTCGAGCTCGTCTTTGACGGCAAGGCCTTTGGGGTCGTCGAGGCCAGCGATGACATACAGCAGATCGCGCTGGAAGCCAGTCAGGTCATGCATAGTGCTACAAATTAGCATTCACTGACAAGTAAAGCTGTCGAGGTTGGACGACTGGTGTGCAAGTCAGGACCCAATCTGGCCAGCGACTTTCGAATCGGGCTATTCGTTCTGAAAAAGCCGTTTAGCGCGTCTGTAGATGGGTGCGCCGAGCCAGCTTCGTCGCCGTACGAGGTCTTCGAGTTTCTTTTCGGCTATGTCGTGGTTCAGTACACCTCGTTTAACGAATGCTTTGAGGAGAATGGGTGAGATGGCCACTCGTGCGTCGACGATGGTCTGCAGTTCTGGGAGAGCGCGGAGATCGTCGGTGATGAGGAAGTCCGC comes from the Haloarchaeobius salinus genome and includes:
- the tnpA gene encoding IS200/IS605 family transposase, which gives rise to MPRGFDRERTTVHKLQYHFIWCPKYRKSVLEGEVRDRLEELIEEKADELGLEILELAIRPDHVHLFITGDPTLAPNKIMQQVKGYSSRHLRDEFDFGLPSLWTRSYFVSSAGDVSSEVIEEYIDAQAGE
- a CDS encoding helix-turn-helix transcriptional regulator, with translation MHDLTGFQRDLLYVIAGLDDPKGLAVKDELEDYYQKEIHHGRLYPNLDTLVDKGLVEKGSLDRRTNFYTLTRRGRREIEDRNDWQEHYADELAA
- a CDS encoding transcription initiation factor IIB; its protein translation is MPVSDIYPTTFDEDVPTEKTTNHCPECDGRVTPSGDESVCEDCGLVVDERRLDRGPEWGGYDEDERRRTGGPRTVARHDRGLSTTIGHGTDSRGNQLSRRKRRQLARMRREHSRGQYESKADRNLMHGFTEIRRIVGALSLGNSLRDQACSLFRTAQSESLLRGRSIEGIAAACVYAAIRCNGLPRTLDEVAALAQVCQPRVKACYKSLNSELGLPAKPITPREFVPQFASELGVPDRLRNEARAFASQAQEAGVTVGVQPSGFAAACLYKAGEGTMLGQADVAAVAGCSTATVRNHWQTLNEVVD
- a CDS encoding AbrB/MazE/SpoVT family DNA-binding domain-containing protein codes for the protein MSTENETESETTRITRKGQVTIPKDLRAEFGLEEGDEVRWEKAEDGIRVRKATQSSGRGMLVDNDVSEEKREEMAEEMEAEIRKKRREEWQP
- a CDS encoding RNA-guided endonuclease InsQ/TnpB family protein, which encodes MHRNVSTTVQVKLHSLTNRKADLLAREYEAFQKTVHGGDADLYSATAQQASKVQRQKDPNPDTEQPVVLRNDVFDVAHDEDTVLSSWWVKVPVYDPERGRGNSIWCPAHVPRKDEQLVREGDRRDSELVRRDGDWYVHLVVKRSVTVQDEYDNVLAIDMGARWVATCAFLSDRKTTFYGEEVRRVREHYKQLRKSIGKAKPRQGQQVVERIGDAEARKVDDRLHKIAHSIVEDAEERNAVIVVGDLGGIRKDNDKGRYVNDKTHKMPFARLLNYIEYKAHDAGIDVQLVGEYETSQRCNRCACEGVRTTQGRFECPECGLDDNADKNGALNIGKRALGKFSKPLSEAGAVLARPETQVIVHRDDEPANLSVSVGSTPSGGTPRL
- a CDS encoding SWIM zinc finger family protein, encoding MIRVVDGVPTSCTCPADEHYDDACKHRVAVAIRGAVLNAAVDATVATDGGSVVSMSEKTGTEGDQECECAKLPDGVPCWPCYRDGKATFEPGNRSSHAP
- a CDS encoding HVO_A0114 family putative DNA-binding protein encodes the protein MELLRAIVQHEPTSICETARLVDRDVSQVHRNLIELEELHLIDLVEEGGAKRPVVWYDAIVINLPLVEPIVDSDESNV
- a CDS encoding DUF7692 domain-containing protein — translated: MRILPRFTAKEPNPPSKSDFLESHFDKSGSPNMHTNWRSPCVHSPDHRRLDPPLRSTGRQEPGDSRRYRGSSHSKKNLDSGGRVYETTMRIRTDGDKAYRRDAIEKASRDLQGHR
- a CDS encoding CARDB domain-containing protein, whose amino-acid sequence is MAREHDTPTCHRRRLLLGAAGLSALAGCSRTNNESPGTKTTGPNETSNTNNNRGGNAERSSSDSGAEFEINDPSVNVDRPDIAESILVGEPVEIQFEITNNGDEAGSESVQLLVDELVQATRDVELEPSESVEISFTYEFDQEGDRELSINHVPVGQVTVVESLDHGRLVGAQYYSWYYGDEGWAGQNNPVENEGWLSDIAHSPLLGAYDSRDVEIINQHMKWSLEHGINWWRLNNGAPDTRIDRIIRNVVFDADLADQMNFTILFGFAPSQQNENGKYDFNDPEIRSNLVSRFQHWEDTKVGHDSYLHIDNRPTMYFWDANIYTGDISGAFAEAKAAVDVDPYIMSGVSYTRQPAIQRHQIEPFDAVLDYNSISTDEEYMERFHELTVANQRRWAMAADALDIDFIPSISPGRDASVSQGNNSRVPPVERDLGSFENQCTTLRKFGARGMAMVTSFNEWMENTQIEPSEEDGKAYLNSVTDNLAEPDWGEPEFSYQSILITFDRAISLEDGQPRSFLTSEIHLQSDTGEFIEDVGSLDEELVYLSGCNGRTEREGVMLRFFGPRRGEQAQTTLLTEFDEEIEGMVLRGIPFEDGIEVSVSIDGDELGSTTLHGGFGQGIQNYRIS